CGGCGTCAAGCTGGCCGAGACCCCAGTCGCTGCCGTACTGGAACGGTCCGTCTCCCGCGTGGTACATGTCCGGATGATGGTGGGCAGCGATGACTCCGACTATGGCGAACAGATAGCTGCTCGTTCCGTGTATGACCAACCACAGTTTAACAGCTTGAACGAACGGGCAGCCCACGAACCAAATGATGAGCAGTTGGACCAAAGGCAACAAGTTCTCCGGACGCAAACGCTGCTGACCGATGGCGATCGTAACGATCCGTTTGAAAGCTTCAATGAAGAAGAACAGGTAGGACACGGTGAGGATAACCAAGGGGATCAAGTAGCGCTGCGCCAACGATTTCGAATAGACACGAAAGTCGACGTAAGGCTCGAAATCCGATAGCTCAAAATCCCACAAAGTGTTTGTGTAACCGTGATGACTGATGGCGTGGGTTATGCGCCATTCGTAAGACGATAACAAGCCGAGATCCCAGCAGTACATGCGCCAATTGTCCTTCTTGTGGTAGAAATTGTGAGAGCAATTGATATTGAGCATTAAGGCAGTGCCAGCTAACATGGCAACAACGTACGACTGCGTCCAGGCAGTCGCAATCAGCAGCGTGAAGAAGGTGACGAGGATGCGATCCTGGACGATGGTGATTCGTTTGTGTGCCGCCTCTTTCTCTTGGCGGCTCACTTTGGTGGAAAGATGTTGATGGACGCGTTTCTTGAGCGTCATGTAGAAGCCGTCAGCTTCGAACGTGTAGGGCGAATTGCGAGGACCCACGGCCGGCCGGACGTGATACTTGGCCAGGACGGTGCGAACGTGAGGACTCAAGTGGGAATATTCGAAAGCTTCGGTGATGTCCATGCCACGCGTCACTTCCAGCCATTGACGGCCGCCTGGGTGGATCTTAATGAACTCTGACAGATCGTAAAGCTGATCGCCGACGCGCCACAGATGGCCGTACCCATCGTCAGCCACCCGGCCAAGTAACCACTGAGCTGCTGTTTTGAGTGGATGGTCACGTAATGTGGGATATTTGCGAAATCCGTCTTTCGAGTAAGGGTTTTCCGTGGCTGGTTGTTTGAATCccatttttgttgtgtttctaATCGAAGACAGTGTAACACAAAATGATGTCTCGAAGGGGGGAGTGATTAGTAAAATACCAACTGGGAGTCCGACAGGAATTACACTGACCGAACTTTTGAGGCAAGGGTGGGTGCCAGTAGATCTTGTTGGCCAATGATAAATgggaaaagcaaataaaaaacaagttctAATCACCGAAAACGTTTCTCGTGCGCTCTTCGTTTGTTTGTACAGTAGagtttgttttgctttatgATTGTGCGTTTTCTCGATTATTTTCACCTAAAGACTAACGACATCTAGCGGTGAGTTGAACTACTTGATGCAAGAAAGCCGACGTTCAGGCCgcaaatttaaagaaatgaaaaacaagaatggaattacgcttttttttttcccttggtCAAGTGCCCACTTTTAGAGATGTCCATTCACTAGTttcactccttttttttttttttttttttccaatgacaTGAAAAATGCAACTACGTTAGCACAGCGGCGGGCTGTTCAAGATCGTCAATCCTCATGACGTCCGCGACACAATGTTGGCAAAaagcctcttcttcttttgggagGCGTTCAAATGGGCTCGCGTAACGAACACAACTCACGCAGAGACACTTGATCGAGTGCTCGTCTCAAATGCACAAGACATGCAATTCCTTACTGAT
The window above is part of the Daphnia carinata strain CSIRO-1 chromosome 7, CSIRO_AGI_Dcar_HiC_V3, whole genome shotgun sequence genome. Proteins encoded here:
- the LOC130695633 gene encoding cytochrome b5-related protein-like, producing MGFKQPATENPYSKDGFRKYPTLRDHPLKTAAQWLLGRVADDGYGHLWRVGDQLYDLSEFIKIHPGGRQWLEVTRGMDITEAFEYSHLSPHVRTVLAKYHVRPAVGPRNSPYTFEADGFYMTLKKRVHQHLSTKVSRQEKEAAHKRITIVQDRILVTFFTLLIATAWTQSYVVAMLAGTALMLNINCSHNFYHKKDNWRMYCWDLGLLSSYEWRITHAISHHGYTNTLWDFELSDFEPYVDFRVYSKSLAQRYLIPLVILTVSYLFFFIEAFKRIVTIAIGQQRLRPENLLPLVQLLIIWFVGCPFVQAVKLWLVIHGTSSYLFAIVGVIAAHHHPDMYHAGDGPFQYGSDWGLGQLDAVRDRNDVDGVLLAELTMYGNHVLHHLFPTLDHGVLDIIRPIYQQTCRDFKLPAEFAQLPSRYNQWDLSLGVLQQLARTQPRLSVRSKSD